A window of the Nocardia sp. NBC_01329 genome harbors these coding sequences:
- a CDS encoding macrolide family glycosyltransferase translates to MSGALITATGAEFVPCASALPVADNNWPDDPIAAMNLFLDDAVAALPQLSATYGADPADLYMYDIGAYAARALAEKQGRPVLQLSPTFVGWDGYEQEVAAPLRQLPGAAAHRAEFARWLAECGAVTTDVDAFSGLPDRALALIPRAIQPHADRVDTEKVTFVGPCFGPGGVEGSWTRPDTADKVLLISLGSAYTHRPEFYRKCLRAYGDLPGWHIVLQIGKHTAVEELGDIPADVEVHSWVPQRAILEQADAFLTHAGMGGCAEGLLAGVPMIAVPQAAEQFRNADRLVELGVARRIDTDAATPEDLRAVLTDLVDDAAVAGRSARLRADARTEGGTMRAVDLIEAMLR, encoded by the coding sequence ATGAGTGGAGCTCTGATCACCGCCACCGGCGCCGAATTCGTCCCCTGCGCCTCCGCCCTGCCGGTCGCCGACAACAACTGGCCCGACGACCCCATCGCCGCCATGAACCTCTTCCTCGACGACGCCGTTGCCGCTCTTCCGCAGTTGTCCGCCACCTATGGGGCCGATCCGGCCGACCTGTACATGTACGACATCGGCGCGTACGCCGCGCGCGCTCTCGCCGAGAAACAGGGTCGTCCCGTACTGCAGTTGTCCCCGACATTCGTGGGCTGGGACGGCTACGAGCAGGAGGTCGCGGCACCCCTGCGGCAGCTCCCGGGTGCCGCGGCCCACCGGGCGGAATTCGCCCGGTGGCTCGCGGAGTGCGGTGCGGTGACAACCGATGTGGACGCTTTTTCGGGCCTGCCGGATCGGGCGTTGGCTCTGATACCCCGGGCGATCCAACCGCATGCCGACCGGGTCGACACCGAAAAAGTGACTTTCGTCGGGCCGTGCTTCGGCCCGGGCGGGGTCGAGGGCAGCTGGACGCGCCCGGACACCGCGGACAAGGTTCTGCTGATCTCCCTGGGCTCGGCATACACCCACCGGCCGGAGTTCTACCGGAAGTGTCTGCGCGCCTACGGTGACCTGCCCGGCTGGCATATCGTCCTGCAGATCGGAAAGCACACCGCTGTGGAAGAACTCGGCGATATCCCCGCCGATGTCGAAGTGCATTCCTGGGTCCCGCAGCGGGCGATCCTGGAACAGGCGGATGCCTTCCTCACCCACGCCGGCATGGGTGGGTGCGCCGAGGGGCTGCTGGCCGGTGTCCCGATGATCGCGGTGCCGCAGGCCGCCGAACAGTTCCGCAACGCCGACCGGCTCGTGGAACTGGGTGTGGCCCGCCGTATCGATACCGACGCCGCCACGCCCGAGGATCTGCGGGCGGTCCTGACCGACCTCGTCGACGACGCCGCGGTGGCCGGTCGGTCGGCGCGATTGCGTGCCGATGCGCGCACAGAGGGCGGCACGATGCGCGCCGTCGATCTGATCGAGGCCATGCTGCGCTGA
- a CDS encoding MarR family winged helix-turn-helix transcriptional regulator: MEKPTHLIEFETMILGRHSLNAHLRRPDHLERSAYLVLRRLRIEGPMSIGELSEAFGLDTSTVHRQTAAMLKAGLLERIPDPEGGVARKFRITEEGERRVLADRDYNINALDRLLGDWSAEDVRTFATYLERFNTDLEAREARPWPRPSPTESRSRTESRSGLRRPSGHR, translated from the coding sequence ATGGAAAAACCTACGCATCTGATCGAATTCGAGACCATGATCCTGGGCCGGCACAGCCTCAACGCCCATCTGCGCCGCCCGGACCACCTCGAGCGCAGCGCCTATCTGGTCCTGCGCCGGTTGCGGATCGAAGGTCCGATGTCCATCGGCGAACTCAGCGAGGCCTTCGGCCTGGACACCTCGACCGTGCATCGGCAGACCGCGGCCATGCTCAAGGCCGGACTGCTCGAACGTATCCCCGACCCCGAGGGTGGGGTGGCGCGCAAATTCCGGATCACCGAGGAGGGCGAGCGCCGGGTCCTGGCCGACCGTGACTACAACATCAACGCCCTCGACCGGCTGCTGGGCGACTGGAGCGCAGAAGATGTGCGGACCTTCGCCACCTATCTCGAACGGTTCAACACCGATCTCGAGGCCCGGGAGGCGCGTCCCTGGCCTCGGCCCTCACCTACCGAGTCGCGGTCCCGTACCGAGTCGCGGTCGGGGCTCCGCAGACCCTCCGGTCATCGCTAG
- a CDS encoding sodium:solute symporter family protein codes for MIILGIAISVFAVIGIGLLVARKVDGDSVNFLVAGRSLGLPLVAAGLMGQAVDSNATLGNTDLAGSLGFWAGASLPLGLGLCLLLTGLFFAKPMNRMGLLTLPDFYRIKYGRGVELCASILMIFSFCILLAGNLVAGGYLFERFLGIPYTAGVLLIVAIVMTYTVTGGMFSDAYTALAQMVITVIGSLALLIWVGSTYGIHIPDGMGPFDLGQLGDSSQGAVVNWATLIALGIGDIVAIDFMQRIFSARSPEIARRACFVGAAGTAVVGIPYALVALATTDLTGDGGGPRLLALLDEHAPAGLAILVLSAIVAASCSTANGAILGTASVATRNVAGRTERTDAAGRDTLLRDVRITMIPVVAVAIFFAVQVPQTGILLTLAFDLMLAGLIVPFVAAHLSTRITTAAAVAAMVGGLGVRLVLFVLTPTMYGVPNTVLHIDNSLIGPGFDGWPTFFGFLSSLLAFLGTLAVQRARTPAEKPSVEPRPTSRPVPEPVVQHG; via the coding sequence ATGATCATTCTCGGAATCGCGATCAGCGTGTTCGCGGTAATCGGCATCGGCCTGCTGGTCGCCCGGAAGGTGGACGGCGACAGCGTCAACTTCCTCGTCGCCGGACGGTCGCTGGGCCTACCACTGGTCGCGGCGGGCCTGATGGGCCAGGCCGTCGACTCCAACGCCACCCTCGGAAACACCGATCTGGCCGGTTCGCTCGGCTTCTGGGCCGGCGCCTCGCTACCGCTCGGACTCGGCCTGTGCCTCCTGCTCACCGGACTCTTCTTCGCGAAACCGATGAACCGCATGGGCCTGCTGACCCTGCCGGACTTCTATCGGATCAAGTACGGGCGCGGGGTCGAGCTCTGCGCCTCGATCCTGATGATCTTCAGCTTCTGCATTCTGCTCGCGGGCAATCTCGTCGCCGGTGGCTACCTGTTCGAACGATTTCTCGGTATCCCCTACACCGCCGGAGTCCTGCTCATCGTGGCGATCGTGATGACCTACACGGTGACCGGCGGGATGTTCAGCGACGCCTACACCGCGCTCGCCCAGATGGTGATCACCGTGATCGGATCGCTCGCACTGCTGATCTGGGTGGGATCGACCTACGGGATCCATATCCCGGACGGTATGGGCCCGTTCGACCTCGGGCAGCTCGGTGACAGCTCCCAGGGCGCGGTGGTGAACTGGGCGACGCTGATCGCGCTCGGTATCGGCGACATCGTCGCCATCGACTTCATGCAACGCATCTTCTCGGCCCGCTCCCCCGAGATCGCCCGCCGCGCCTGCTTCGTGGGCGCCGCCGGCACCGCCGTGGTCGGTATCCCGTACGCCCTGGTCGCGCTCGCCACCACCGATCTCACCGGTGACGGCGGCGGCCCGCGACTGCTGGCCCTGCTGGACGAACACGCTCCGGCGGGTCTGGCGATCCTGGTGCTGTCGGCGATCGTCGCGGCCTCGTGCTCCACGGCCAACGGCGCCATCCTCGGCACGGCATCGGTGGCGACCCGCAATGTCGCCGGACGGACCGAACGCACCGATGCCGCCGGCCGCGACACCCTGCTGCGGGATGTGCGGATCACCATGATCCCGGTCGTCGCGGTGGCGATCTTCTTCGCGGTACAGGTACCGCAGACCGGCATCCTGCTCACCCTGGCCTTCGATCTGATGCTCGCCGGGCTGATCGTCCCGTTCGTCGCCGCTCACCTCAGCACCCGGATCACCACCGCGGCCGCGGTGGCGGCCATGGTGGGCGGGCTCGGCGTCCGGCTGGTCCTGTTCGTACTCACCCCCACGATGTACGGGGTACCGAACACGGTTCTCCATATCGACAATTCACTGATCGGACCGGGATTCGACGGGTGGCCCACTTTCTTCGGCTTCCTCTCCTCGCTGCTGGCCTTCCTCGGCACGCTCGCCGTACAGCGTGCGCGTACTCCGGCCGAGAAGCCCTCCGTCGAACCGCGACCCACATCGCGGCCCGTCCCCGAACCCGTCGTCCAGCACGGCTGA
- a CDS encoding TetR/AcrR family transcriptional regulator, translating to MTQLGPGRPRLAPRRRQGQTPRAEILDAAAELFTTNGYGSTSTRAIAEAVGIRQASLYHHFAAKDDILDALLGETIAAAAELAELLAERPEPATVRLYTLARFDIGQLCDARWNIGALYFLPELRGERFARFRSRRDALRTSYERLAAQVVSGVGAGGVSEARTLPFRLVETVINIRSDSGGVSEETRQAIAEAVLRVLGCRDEPARVRTAADVLARELLV from the coding sequence ATGACCCAACTCGGTCCGGGCCGCCCACGCCTGGCGCCACGCCGCCGCCAGGGGCAGACCCCGCGCGCCGAAATCCTCGACGCCGCGGCCGAACTGTTCACCACCAACGGGTACGGCAGCACCTCGACCCGGGCCATCGCCGAAGCCGTCGGTATCCGGCAGGCCTCGCTGTATCACCATTTCGCGGCCAAGGACGATATTCTCGACGCGCTGCTCGGCGAGACCATCGCGGCGGCAGCCGAACTCGCCGAACTACTCGCGGAGCGGCCCGAACCGGCCACCGTCCGGTTGTACACCCTGGCCCGCTTCGATATCGGCCAGCTCTGTGACGCCCGCTGGAATATCGGTGCCCTGTACTTCCTGCCCGAACTGCGTGGTGAACGGTTCGCGCGGTTCCGTTCCCGGCGCGACGCGCTGCGAACGAGCTACGAGCGGCTGGCCGCGCAGGTGGTCTCCGGGGTCGGTGCGGGCGGCGTGTCCGAGGCGCGGACCCTGCCGTTCCGGTTGGTGGAGACGGTGATCAACATCCGCTCCGATTCCGGTGGGGTGTCCGAGGAAACGCGGCAGGCGATCGCCGAGGCTGTCCTGCGGGTGCTCGGCTGCCGGGACGAACCCGCCCGCGTCCGGACGGCGGCCGACGTTCTGGCCCGGGAGCTGCTGGTATGA
- a CDS encoding urea amidolyase associated protein UAAP2 produces the protein MNTATATVVLDETVPACAPWSAIVGAGERLDIVDLHGNQAVDCLLYSAADHTERYSAQATVTAQRNIFLTTGSVLRTDAGTALMTVIADEVGNHDTIAGACSQESNTLRYGQHTRHQHACVENFLAEAAKWGMGKRDLVSNINWFMNVPVESDGTLGIVDGLSAPGKTVSLRAEIDTLVLVSNCPQINNPCNGFDPTPVRMVVTR, from the coding sequence ATGAACACCGCGACAGCGACAGTCGTACTCGACGAGACCGTCCCGGCGTGCGCGCCGTGGTCGGCGATCGTAGGCGCGGGTGAACGTCTCGACATCGTCGATCTGCACGGCAACCAGGCCGTCGACTGCCTGCTCTACTCCGCCGCCGACCACACCGAACGCTACAGCGCCCAGGCCACGGTGACCGCGCAGCGCAATATCTTCCTCACCACCGGGAGCGTGCTACGCACCGACGCGGGTACCGCGCTGATGACGGTGATCGCCGACGAGGTCGGCAACCACGACACCATCGCCGGCGCCTGCTCCCAGGAGTCCAATACGCTGCGCTACGGCCAGCACACCCGCCATCAGCACGCGTGCGTGGAGAACTTCCTGGCCGAGGCGGCGAAATGGGGTATGGGCAAACGGGATCTGGTATCCAATATCAACTGGTTCATGAATGTTCCGGTGGAATCCGACGGCACGCTGGGGATCGTCGACGGCCTGTCGGCACCGGGTAAAACCGTATCGCTGCGCGCCGAGATCGACACCCTGGTCCTGGTATCCAACTGCCCGCAGATCAACAACCCCTGCAACGGCTTCGATCCCACCCCCGTTCGCATGGTGGTGACCCGGTGA
- the abc-f gene encoding ribosomal protection-like ABC-F family protein: MPTQITALAVTKSFLGSRVLDEVTCSLTAGERTGIIGENGSGKSTLLRLFAGRERPDSGEVVVHADGGIGYLAQDEQLPPGTTVQQVIDRALRELRVLENRIRRLEAGMAAGDESGMAEYGDLTTVFELRGGYEADARVERALHGLGLGLVDRDRAAGELSGGEQVRLRLAAVLAAGSEVLLLDEPTNHLDDDALTWLEDHLRTRRGTTVTVSHDRVFLERVATSLLEVDADRRSVVRYGNGYAGFRAEKAAARRRWVEAHTQWQADIDRLREAAATTARRVAPGRAMKDNNKMAYDRAGGRVQQSLAGRVRNAEERLRRRLADPVPPPPEPLRFVPALRTGGPHGTVLEAIDITVEARLERTSVTVAEGDRLLVTGPNGAGKSTMLQVLAGVLAPDEGTVIRRGRVGYLAQEPPSARPGETLLAAFARGRAGEAEQHTERLLALGLFDRSRLSARVENLSTGQRQRLALARLVVDPVDVLLLDEPTNHLSPGLVEELETALAGYPGAVVIVSHDRRLRARWDGAHLALRAPVTV, encoded by the coding sequence ATGCCAACCCAGATCACCGCGCTCGCGGTCACCAAATCCTTCCTCGGCAGCCGAGTTCTCGATGAGGTGACCTGCTCGCTCACCGCGGGTGAGCGCACCGGGATCATCGGCGAGAACGGGTCGGGTAAGTCCACCCTGCTGCGCCTGTTCGCCGGCCGCGAGCGACCCGACAGCGGTGAGGTCGTCGTCCACGCCGACGGTGGTATCGGGTACCTTGCCCAGGACGAACAGCTGCCGCCCGGTACCACCGTCCAGCAGGTTATCGACCGGGCCCTGCGCGAGCTGCGCGTCCTCGAGAACCGGATACGCCGGCTCGAGGCCGGAATGGCGGCCGGAGACGAGTCCGGAATGGCCGAATACGGCGACCTGACCACGGTTTTCGAACTCCGGGGCGGCTACGAAGCCGATGCTCGGGTCGAACGTGCCCTGCACGGCCTGGGGCTGGGCCTGGTCGACCGCGACCGCGCGGCGGGCGAACTGTCCGGCGGCGAACAGGTCCGGCTGCGGCTGGCCGCGGTGCTGGCCGCCGGGTCCGAGGTCCTGCTGCTCGACGAGCCCACCAACCATCTCGACGACGACGCCCTGACCTGGCTGGAAGACCATCTGCGCACCCGGCGCGGGACCACGGTGACGGTTTCCCACGACCGCGTGTTCCTCGAACGAGTCGCGACCTCGCTGCTCGAGGTCGACGCGGATCGGCGCAGCGTCGTCCGATACGGCAACGGCTACGCGGGTTTCCGTGCCGAGAAGGCCGCAGCGCGGCGGCGCTGGGTCGAAGCCCATACGCAATGGCAGGCCGATATCGACCGGCTCCGCGAGGCCGCCGCCACCACTGCCCGCCGCGTCGCTCCGGGCCGGGCGATGAAGGACAACAACAAGATGGCCTACGACCGCGCGGGCGGCCGGGTGCAGCAGTCGCTGGCCGGCCGGGTCCGCAATGCCGAGGAGCGGCTACGCCGCCGGCTCGCCGATCCGGTGCCTCCGCCGCCGGAGCCGCTGCGTTTCGTGCCGGCCCTGCGGACCGGGGGCCCGCACGGCACCGTGCTCGAGGCCATCGATATCACGGTCGAGGCGCGGCTCGAGCGCACGAGCGTCACCGTGGCTGAGGGGGATCGCCTGCTGGTGACCGGACCGAACGGCGCCGGGAAGTCCACCATGCTCCAGGTGCTCGCCGGCGTGCTCGCACCGGACGAGGGCACCGTCATCCGCCGCGGCCGGGTCGGGTATCTCGCGCAGGAACCGCCGTCCGCCCGGCCCGGGGAAACCCTGCTGGCAGCCTTCGCCCGCGGCCGGGCGGGGGAAGCCGAGCAACACACCGAACGACTGCTCGCGCTGGGTTTGTTCGACCGGTCCCGGCTCTCGGCACGCGTCGAGAATCTGTCGACCGGGCAGCGGCAGCGGCTGGCTCTGGCGCGGCTGGTCGTGGACCCCGTCGATGTGTTGCTGCTCGACGAGCCCACCAATCACCTGTCACCGGGCCTGGTCGAGGAGTTGGAAACCGCGCTGGCCGGCTATCCGGGTGCTGTCGTGATCGTCAGCCACGACCGCCGGCTGCGGGCGCGCTGGGACGGCGCCCACCTCGCCCTGCGGGCGCCGGTCACCGTCTGA
- a CDS encoding CatB-related O-acetyltransferase has translation MPGQPRVVLLKPLLTSPLIEVGVFSYYDDPDDPTAFESRNVLYHYGPEKLIIGKFCALGTGVRFIMNGANHRMDGPSTFPFPTMGGAWARHIDLLVDLPDRGDTVVGNDVWFGNGATVLPGVRIGDGAIIGAGAVVTHDVPDYGIVGGNPARLIRTRYDEFDITRLLAVAWWDWPVDHITEHVRAIMSGSVADLEAAAEDLK, from the coding sequence ATGCCCGGGCAGCCGCGCGTGGTGCTGTTGAAACCGCTGCTCACCTCACCGCTGATAGAGGTGGGGGTGTTCTCCTACTACGACGACCCGGACGACCCCACCGCGTTCGAAAGCCGCAATGTGCTCTACCACTACGGTCCGGAGAAACTGATCATCGGGAAGTTCTGCGCGCTGGGCACCGGCGTGCGGTTCATCATGAACGGCGCCAACCACCGGATGGACGGCCCCTCGACGTTCCCGTTCCCCACCATGGGTGGTGCGTGGGCGCGCCATATCGACCTGCTCGTCGATCTGCCCGACCGCGGTGACACCGTCGTCGGCAACGATGTCTGGTTCGGTAACGGCGCGACGGTCCTTCCCGGAGTGCGGATCGGTGACGGCGCGATCATCGGCGCCGGCGCCGTGGTCACTCACGATGTCCCGGACTACGGGATCGTCGGCGGTAATCCGGCCCGGCTCATCCGAACCCGCTACGACGAGTTCGATATCACCCGGCTGCTGGCCGTGGCCTGGTGGGACTGGCCCGTCGACCACATCACCGAACATGTGCGGGCGATCATGTCCGGCTCTGTCGCCGACCTCGAAGCCGCCGCCGAAGACCTGAAATGA
- a CDS encoding BCCT family transporter — protein MAIDTGGKPAMHDGGVPGSRRRGPAGRHLDWLVFGITSIGSVAFVLWGIIDQDSLATVASNAQSWVITNTGWMFVLVATSFVVYVIWLALSRYGKIPLGADDEQPEFRTVSWIAMMFSAGMGIGLMFWGVAEPLTHFTSPPPGTAEAGSPKAAEVAMATTLFHWTLHPWAIYAVAGLAIAYGTFRRGRSQLFSSVFRPLLGRYADSWGGKAIDIMAIFATLFGSAASLGLGALQIGAGLEFNGWIDAVGKVGLVVVIAVLTVAFIVSAVSGVARGIQWLSNINMVLAVSLALFVFIAGPTLFMLNFLPTAVGDYIAELPTMASRTGIAGGSDMEAWLSSWTIFYWAWWISWTPFVGMFIARISRGRTIRQFVAGVLLVPSLVSLVWFVIFGGAAIRQQTDTQDLTEADGSVNPDFALFHLLEEYPLTAVTTVLVMILVGIFFVSGADAASIVMGTLSERGRIEPSRLTVIFWGTATGAVAAIMLVIADSDDLGGALTGLQALTTVVSLPFMIVMVMMCVSLYRDVRSDPIIVRANLGVELVEGAVLQGAVKHDGEFELVTSPIEIVDGEPVDGNR, from the coding sequence ATGGCGATCGACACCGGCGGGAAACCCGCTATGCACGACGGCGGCGTGCCGGGCTCGCGCAGACGCGGACCGGCGGGGCGCCACCTCGACTGGTTGGTCTTCGGAATCACCTCGATCGGGTCGGTGGCCTTCGTACTCTGGGGGATCATCGATCAGGACAGTCTGGCCACCGTCGCCTCGAACGCCCAGAGCTGGGTCATCACCAATACCGGCTGGATGTTCGTTCTGGTGGCGACGTCCTTCGTCGTCTATGTGATCTGGCTGGCGCTGAGCCGCTACGGCAAGATCCCGCTCGGCGCCGACGACGAACAGCCGGAGTTCCGGACGGTTTCCTGGATCGCCATGATGTTCAGCGCCGGAATGGGAATCGGCCTCATGTTCTGGGGTGTCGCCGAGCCGCTGACCCATTTCACCTCCCCGCCGCCGGGGACCGCCGAAGCCGGGAGCCCGAAGGCCGCCGAGGTCGCGATGGCCACCACGCTGTTCCATTGGACATTGCATCCGTGGGCCATCTACGCCGTCGCCGGTCTCGCCATCGCCTACGGCACCTTCCGGCGCGGACGTTCGCAGCTGTTCTCCTCGGTGTTCCGCCCGCTGCTCGGCCGGTACGCGGACAGCTGGGGCGGCAAAGCCATCGATATCATGGCGATCTTCGCGACCCTGTTCGGTTCGGCTGCCTCGCTCGGGCTCGGTGCGTTGCAGATCGGCGCCGGACTCGAGTTCAACGGCTGGATCGACGCCGTGGGCAAGGTCGGGCTGGTGGTGGTCATCGCCGTCCTCACCGTCGCGTTCATCGTCTCCGCGGTTTCCGGTGTCGCGCGCGGTATCCAATGGTTGTCGAATATCAATATGGTGCTCGCGGTGAGCCTGGCGCTTTTCGTCTTCATCGCCGGACCCACCCTGTTCATGCTGAACTTCCTGCCCACCGCGGTCGGTGACTACATCGCCGAACTGCCGACCATGGCCTCGCGCACCGGAATAGCCGGCGGTTCGGACATGGAGGCGTGGCTGTCGAGCTGGACCATCTTCTATTGGGCGTGGTGGATCTCGTGGACCCCCTTCGTCGGTATGTTCATCGCGCGGATCAGCCGGGGCCGCACCATCCGGCAGTTCGTGGCCGGTGTGCTGCTGGTGCCCAGCCTGGTGAGCCTGGTGTGGTTCGTGATCTTCGGTGGTGCCGCGATCCGGCAGCAGACCGATACCCAGGACCTCACCGAGGCCGACGGCAGCGTGAACCCCGATTTCGCGCTGTTCCACCTGCTCGAGGAGTATCCGCTCACCGCGGTCACCACGGTGCTGGTGATGATCCTGGTGGGTATCTTCTTCGTCTCCGGTGCGGACGCGGCCTCGATCGTGATGGGCACCCTGTCGGAGCGGGGCCGTATCGAACCGTCTCGGCTCACCGTGATCTTCTGGGGTACCGCCACCGGTGCGGTAGCCGCGATCATGCTGGTGATCGCCGATTCCGACGATCTCGGCGGGGCGCTGACCGGTTTGCAGGCGCTGACGACGGTGGTATCGCTGCCGTTCATGATCGTGATGGTGATGATGTGCGTCTCGCTCTACCGAGATGTGCGCAGCGATCCGATCATCGTGCGGGCGAATCTGGGCGTCGAACTGGTGGAGGGCGCGGTGCTGCAGGGTGCGGTCAAGCATGACGGCGAGTTCGAACTCGTCACCTCGCCCATCGAGATCGTGGACGGTGAACCGGTCGACGGCAACCGATGA
- a CDS encoding TetR/AcrR family transcriptional regulator, producing the protein MTSSPSTRDTPAPAARPGGRTARIRTQVLEAVHAELTEHGYDALTVDTVAARAGVHRTTVYRRWRDVGGLLGDVFAAAADIDWHPRDTGSLHGDLAALNQEIQDSLTEEPSIAAALIAVSFRSEEAARALRELWENRYAQSEVVVERAVRRGELAPDVDARAVLIAATAPVYHQLALLRSPPDPRLPDRSAAAAALAARSGAFAAPQPTSAG; encoded by the coding sequence ATGACTTCCTCACCCTCCACGCGCGATACCCCCGCCCCGGCGGCACGGCCGGGTGGCCGGACCGCGCGAATCCGCACCCAGGTACTCGAAGCGGTACACGCGGAGCTGACCGAGCACGGCTACGACGCCCTCACCGTGGACACGGTTGCCGCCCGCGCCGGCGTGCACCGCACCACGGTCTATCGCCGTTGGCGCGATGTCGGCGGCCTGCTCGGCGATGTCTTCGCCGCGGCGGCCGATATCGACTGGCACCCCCGCGACACCGGTTCCCTGCACGGCGACCTGGCGGCCCTCAACCAGGAGATCCAGGACTCCCTGACCGAGGAGCCGTCCATCGCGGCCGCGCTCATCGCGGTCTCGTTCCGCTCGGAGGAAGCCGCCCGGGCCCTGCGGGAACTATGGGAGAACCGGTACGCACAGTCCGAGGTCGTCGTCGAACGAGCCGTGCGCCGTGGCGAACTCGCACCCGATGTCGATGCGCGGGCCGTGCTCATCGCCGCCACCGCGCCGGTCTACCACCAATTGGCCCTACTGCGGAGCCCACCGGATCCACGCCTGCCCGACCGATCGGCCGCCGCGGCCGCGCTGGCCGCGCGGTCCGGCGCGTTCGCCGCACCACAGCCGACGAGCGCCGGCTGA
- a CDS encoding DUF1989 domain-containing protein: protein MTHPASTHPASTSPASTNTASTTAARAHARAQATATTAAPALPEGVPLDDTTWTVRLPPGGYTSTVLGRGTRLRLADPHGAACAHLFLLRAESPWERLNVADTVKVPWQAYLGTGHPLLSDQGRLLATVVADTSGRHDTLCGSTREGRLLLERAATKHGLSPRDIGPTLSFFRGVRVGGDGALTATGSAGAGAYVDLIVQLPVTVLVAATAHPLDDSPVTDVDLVAWPGERLTADTANDDPEYRRAVENTEQAWSAARTRQEWI, encoded by the coding sequence ATGACACACCCTGCCTCGACACACCCTGCCTCGACATCTCCTGCCTCGACGAACACTGCCTCGACGACCGCCGCCCGTGCACACGCCCGCGCCCAGGCGACCGCGACCACAGCTGCTCCCGCGCTGCCCGAAGGCGTTCCGCTCGATGACACCACCTGGACCGTCCGGCTGCCACCCGGTGGCTACACCAGCACGGTGCTGGGCCGCGGAACTCGGCTCCGGCTCGCCGATCCGCACGGTGCGGCCTGCGCGCATCTGTTCCTGCTGCGCGCGGAATCCCCCTGGGAACGGCTCAATGTCGCCGACACCGTGAAGGTGCCCTGGCAGGCCTACCTGGGGACCGGCCATCCGCTGTTGTCCGATCAAGGCCGACTACTGGCCACTGTGGTCGCCGATACCTCGGGCCGCCACGACACGCTCTGCGGTTCCACTCGCGAAGGCCGGCTGCTGCTGGAACGCGCGGCGACCAAACACGGTCTGTCACCGCGGGATATCGGCCCGACGCTCTCGTTCTTCCGCGGGGTGCGGGTGGGCGGAGACGGTGCCCTCACCGCGACGGGATCCGCCGGCGCCGGAGCCTACGTCGACCTGATCGTCCAGCTGCCGGTGACTGTGCTGGTGGCAGCCACCGCGCACCCCCTCGACGATTCCCCCGTCACCGATGTCGATCTGGTCGCCTGGCCGGGCGAGCGCCTCACAGCGGATACCGCGAACGACGACCCGGAATACCGGCGTGCCGTCGAGAACACCGAACAGGCCTGGTCGGCCGCCCGCACCCGACAGGAGTGGATATGA
- a CDS encoding DUF6374 family protein, with the protein MPELAPIPFARLNLEQVRERLLAAAAFGEDLSPDQLEALADKLSTGLSIYIEATQNRAPNTPRPAVLGRACLDFRGHLR; encoded by the coding sequence ATGCCCGAACTCGCCCCCATCCCGTTCGCCCGGCTCAACCTCGAACAGGTACGGGAACGACTCCTCGCCGCGGCAGCCTTCGGCGAGGACCTCTCCCCCGATCAGCTCGAGGCGCTGGCCGATAAGCTCAGCACCGGCCTGAGCATCTACATCGAGGCGACGCAGAACCGCGCACCAAACACCCCCCGCCCGGCCGTACTCGGCCGGGCGTGCCTGGACTTCCGCGGACACCTGCGCTGA